The following are from one region of the Megachile rotundata isolate GNS110a chromosome 15, iyMegRotu1, whole genome shotgun sequence genome:
- the Lztr1 gene encoding leucine zipper like transcription regulator 1 isoform X1 has protein sequence MDNVATAECLTLDFGPFETVHRWQRLPECDEFVGDRRSKHTIVAYKDAIYVFGGDNGKRMLNDLLRFDVKEKSWGRAFATGAAPAPRYHHSAVVHDSSMFVFGGYTGDIHSNSNLTNKNDLFEYRFHTAQWTEWKFIGKTPVARSAHGAAVYDNKLWIFAGYDGNARLNDMWTISLLPGEPRVWEEVAQSGDCPPTCCNFPVAVARESMFVFSGQSGAKITNSLFQFHFREKRWTRISTEHILRGAPPPPARRYGHTMVSFDRHLYVFGGAADSTLTNDLHCYDLDTQTWNIILPSADSQVPSGRLFHAAAVIGEAMFIFGGTVDNNVRSGETYRFQFSSYPKCTLHDDFGRLLNSRLFCDVEFVVGDSETKIPAHIVMVAARSQFLRALIRQEREKRDKHLEEVFGTVDVPIKDLPLLEVRLTDAVPEAFEMVLNYIYTDRIDPTKRSTDGSSKSVEDPLSNRIVLLMMDVYRLALQFNMKQLEQLCVQYLKATISHANVLEALHNAAHLKLYFIKEFCLSFVVKEGNYHQIVMSKEFETLDQPLMVEIVRKRQTPFSEAFPRKCDLSTGTTLEQDMEAFLKRVGRQFCDITLMLDGVPIPAHKAILAARCSYFEGMFRSFMPENNIVNIQIGEMIPSSESFDSLLRYIYYADVSMPPEDSLYLFTAPGFYGFTNNRLQAFCKQNLEMNVTFENVIQILEAADRMQAADMKKYALNLIVHHFTKVARLPRLKQLSRELLLEILEALADERSEARTCQDMTNDC, from the exons ATGGATAATGTTGCAACTGCAGAGTGTTTGACTCTTGATTTCGGACCTTTTGAAACGGTTCATCGTTGGCAGCGTCTGCCAGAATGCGACGAATTTGTTGGCGACAG GCGTAGCAAACACACTATTGTAGCATACAAAGATGCGATATATGTTTTTGGTGGTGATAATGGTAAAAGAATGTTGAATGATTTGTTACGATTTGATGTGAAAGAAAAGTCCTGGGGACGTGCATTTGCAACAGGAGCAGCTCCTGCTCCACGCTATCATCATTCAGCAGTTGTGCATGATTCTTCTATGTTTGTATTTGGTGGTTATACTGGTGACATACATTCCAATTCAAATCTCACCAATAAGAATGATTTATTTGAATATCGATTTCATACTGCCCAGTGGACAGAATGGAAATTTATCGGGAA AACTCCAGTTGCTAGATCTGCACATGGAGCTGCTGTGTATGACAATAAGTTATggatatttgcagggtatgatgGTAATGCTAGACTAAATGATATGTGGACAATATCATTATTA CCTGGAGAACCCAGGGTATGGGAGGAAGTTGCACAGTCTGGTGACTGTCCACCAACATGTTGCAATTTTCCCGTTGCCGTAGCACGTGAATCGATGTTTGTATTTAGCGGTCAGAGTGGAGCAAAGATCACCAATAGTCTCTTTCAGTTTCATTTTCGAGAGAAACG gTGGACGCGAATTTCAACCGAACATATTCTCCGCGGTGCACCGCCACCACCAGCGCGTCGATACGGTCACACCATGGTCAGTTTTGATAGGCATCTTTATGTATTTGGCGGTGCTGCTGATTCTACCTTGACTAATGATCTGCACTGCTATGATCTTGATACCCAAACGTGGAATATCATTTTACCATCAGCTGACAGTCAG GTTCCATCTGGTCGATTGTTCCATGCGGCAGCCGTAATTGGAGAGGCAATGTTCATTTTTGGCGGAACAGTCGATAATAATGTTCGATCTGGAGAAACATATCGATTTCAATTTTCATCCTACCCAAAGTGCACTTTGCATGATGATTTCGGAAGGTTATTAAACAGTCGCCTTTTTTGCGACGTCGAATTTGTGGTAGGTGATTCGGAAACAAAAATACCAGCCCATATAGTAATGGTAGCAGCACGTTCTCAGTTCCTTAGAGCTCTTATCAGGCAAGAGCGGGAGAAGCGAGATAAACATTTGGAGGAAGTGTTTGGTACTGTAGATGTACCAATCAAAGATTTGCCGTTATTAGAG GTAAGGCTAACAGACGCTGTACCGGAAGCTTTCGAAATGGTATTGAATTACATATACACTGATCGAATCGATCCAACGAAAAGAAGCACGGATGGTTCGAGCAAAAGCGTCGAAGATCCATTGAGTAATCGAATCGTGCTTCTTATGATGGATGTGTATCGCTTAGCTCTACAATTCAATATGAAGCAATTGGAACAGCTATGTGTTCAATATTTGAAAGCAACCATTAGTCATGCCAACGTATTAGAAGCATTACACAATGCTGCTCATTTGAAACTGTATTTCATAAAAGAGTTTTGTTTAAGTTTTGTGGTCAAAGAGGGTAATTACCATCAAATTGTCATGAGCAAAGAATTTGAGACACTGGATCAACCTTTGATGGTTGAAATTGTTAGAAAAAGACAGACGCCTTTTAGCGAAGCTTTTCCTAGAAAATGTGACCTTAGCACAG GGACAACATTGGAACAAGATATGGAGGCATTTTTGAAAAGAGTAGGTCGGCAATTCTGTGATATAACCTTAATGTTAGATGGCGTACCAATTCCAGCTCACAAAGCGATCCTTGCAGCACGCTGTAGTTATTTCGAAGGGATGTTCCGTTCGTTCATGCCAGAAAATAATATAGTCAAT ATACAAATCGGAGAAATGATTCCATCTTCTGAGTCGTTCGATTCTTTGTTAAGGTACATTTATTACGCAGACGTTTCGATGCCTCCCGAAGACTCTTTATATTTGTTCACCGCGCCAGGGTTTTATGGTTTCACGAACAATCGATTGCAAGCATTTTGTAAGCAAAATCTTGAAATGAACGTAACATTCGAAAACGTGATACAAATCTTAGAAGCTGCAGATAGAATGCAAGCTGCTGACATGAAGAAGTATGCCTTGAATCTTATCGTACACCATTTTACGAAG GTTGCAAGGCTTCCTAGACTGAAACAATTAAGTCGAGAACTtttgttggaaattttggaagcattGGCAGATGAACGTAGCGAGGCACGAACGTGTCAAGATATGACAAACGATTGCTGA
- the Lztr1 gene encoding leucine zipper like transcription regulator 1 isoform X3 produces the protein MDNVATAECLTLDFGPFETVHRWQRLPECDEFVGDRRSKHTIVAYKDAIYVFGGDNGKRMLNDLLRFDVKEKSWGRAFATGAAPAPRYHHSAVVHDSSMFVFGGYTGDIHSNSNLTNKNDLFEYRFHTAQWTEWKFIGKTPVARSAHGAAVYDNKLWIFAGYDGNARLNDMWTISLLPGEPRVWEEVAQSGDCPPTCCNFPVAVARESMFVFSGQSGAKITNSLFQFHFREKRWTRISTEHILRGAPPPPARRYGHTMVSFDRHLYVFGGAADSTLTNDLHCYDLDTQTWNIILPSADSQVPSGRLFHAAAVIGEAMFIFGGTVDNNVRSGETYRFQFSSYPKCTLHDDFGRLLNSRLFCDVEFVVGDSETKIPAHIVMVAARSQFLRALIRQEREKRDKHLEEVFGTVDVPIKDLPLLEVRLTDAVPEAFEMVLNYIYTDRIDPTKRSTDGSSKSVEDPLSNRIVLLMMDVYRLALQFNMKQLEQLCVQYLKATISHANVLEALHNAAHLKLYFIKEFCLSFVVKEGNYHQIVMSKEFETLDQPLMVEIVRKRQTPFSEAFPRKCDLSTGTTLEQDMEAFLKRVGRQFCDITLMLDGVPIPAHKAILAARCSYFEGMFRSFMPENNIVNCVSYRYKSEK, from the exons ATGGATAATGTTGCAACTGCAGAGTGTTTGACTCTTGATTTCGGACCTTTTGAAACGGTTCATCGTTGGCAGCGTCTGCCAGAATGCGACGAATTTGTTGGCGACAG GCGTAGCAAACACACTATTGTAGCATACAAAGATGCGATATATGTTTTTGGTGGTGATAATGGTAAAAGAATGTTGAATGATTTGTTACGATTTGATGTGAAAGAAAAGTCCTGGGGACGTGCATTTGCAACAGGAGCAGCTCCTGCTCCACGCTATCATCATTCAGCAGTTGTGCATGATTCTTCTATGTTTGTATTTGGTGGTTATACTGGTGACATACATTCCAATTCAAATCTCACCAATAAGAATGATTTATTTGAATATCGATTTCATACTGCCCAGTGGACAGAATGGAAATTTATCGGGAA AACTCCAGTTGCTAGATCTGCACATGGAGCTGCTGTGTATGACAATAAGTTATggatatttgcagggtatgatgGTAATGCTAGACTAAATGATATGTGGACAATATCATTATTA CCTGGAGAACCCAGGGTATGGGAGGAAGTTGCACAGTCTGGTGACTGTCCACCAACATGTTGCAATTTTCCCGTTGCCGTAGCACGTGAATCGATGTTTGTATTTAGCGGTCAGAGTGGAGCAAAGATCACCAATAGTCTCTTTCAGTTTCATTTTCGAGAGAAACG gTGGACGCGAATTTCAACCGAACATATTCTCCGCGGTGCACCGCCACCACCAGCGCGTCGATACGGTCACACCATGGTCAGTTTTGATAGGCATCTTTATGTATTTGGCGGTGCTGCTGATTCTACCTTGACTAATGATCTGCACTGCTATGATCTTGATACCCAAACGTGGAATATCATTTTACCATCAGCTGACAGTCAG GTTCCATCTGGTCGATTGTTCCATGCGGCAGCCGTAATTGGAGAGGCAATGTTCATTTTTGGCGGAACAGTCGATAATAATGTTCGATCTGGAGAAACATATCGATTTCAATTTTCATCCTACCCAAAGTGCACTTTGCATGATGATTTCGGAAGGTTATTAAACAGTCGCCTTTTTTGCGACGTCGAATTTGTGGTAGGTGATTCGGAAACAAAAATACCAGCCCATATAGTAATGGTAGCAGCACGTTCTCAGTTCCTTAGAGCTCTTATCAGGCAAGAGCGGGAGAAGCGAGATAAACATTTGGAGGAAGTGTTTGGTACTGTAGATGTACCAATCAAAGATTTGCCGTTATTAGAG GTAAGGCTAACAGACGCTGTACCGGAAGCTTTCGAAATGGTATTGAATTACATATACACTGATCGAATCGATCCAACGAAAAGAAGCACGGATGGTTCGAGCAAAAGCGTCGAAGATCCATTGAGTAATCGAATCGTGCTTCTTATGATGGATGTGTATCGCTTAGCTCTACAATTCAATATGAAGCAATTGGAACAGCTATGTGTTCAATATTTGAAAGCAACCATTAGTCATGCCAACGTATTAGAAGCATTACACAATGCTGCTCATTTGAAACTGTATTTCATAAAAGAGTTTTGTTTAAGTTTTGTGGTCAAAGAGGGTAATTACCATCAAATTGTCATGAGCAAAGAATTTGAGACACTGGATCAACCTTTGATGGTTGAAATTGTTAGAAAAAGACAGACGCCTTTTAGCGAAGCTTTTCCTAGAAAATGTGACCTTAGCACAG GGACAACATTGGAACAAGATATGGAGGCATTTTTGAAAAGAGTAGGTCGGCAATTCTGTGATATAACCTTAATGTTAGATGGCGTACCAATTCCAGCTCACAAAGCGATCCTTGCAGCACGCTGTAGTTATTTCGAAGGGATGTTCCGTTCGTTCATGCCAGAAAATAATATAGTCAAT TGCGTTTCTTACAGATACAAATCGGAGAAATGA
- the Lztr1 gene encoding leucine zipper like transcription regulator 1 isoform X2: protein MRSKHTIVAYKDAIYVFGGDNGKRMLNDLLRFDVKEKSWGRAFATGAAPAPRYHHSAVVHDSSMFVFGGYTGDIHSNSNLTNKNDLFEYRFHTAQWTEWKFIGKTPVARSAHGAAVYDNKLWIFAGYDGNARLNDMWTISLLPGEPRVWEEVAQSGDCPPTCCNFPVAVARESMFVFSGQSGAKITNSLFQFHFREKRWTRISTEHILRGAPPPPARRYGHTMVSFDRHLYVFGGAADSTLTNDLHCYDLDTQTWNIILPSADSQVPSGRLFHAAAVIGEAMFIFGGTVDNNVRSGETYRFQFSSYPKCTLHDDFGRLLNSRLFCDVEFVVGDSETKIPAHIVMVAARSQFLRALIRQEREKRDKHLEEVFGTVDVPIKDLPLLEVRLTDAVPEAFEMVLNYIYTDRIDPTKRSTDGSSKSVEDPLSNRIVLLMMDVYRLALQFNMKQLEQLCVQYLKATISHANVLEALHNAAHLKLYFIKEFCLSFVVKEGNYHQIVMSKEFETLDQPLMVEIVRKRQTPFSEAFPRKCDLSTGTTLEQDMEAFLKRVGRQFCDITLMLDGVPIPAHKAILAARCSYFEGMFRSFMPENNIVNIQIGEMIPSSESFDSLLRYIYYADVSMPPEDSLYLFTAPGFYGFTNNRLQAFCKQNLEMNVTFENVIQILEAADRMQAADMKKYALNLIVHHFTKVARLPRLKQLSRELLLEILEALADERSEARTCQDMTNDC from the exons AT GCGTAGCAAACACACTATTGTAGCATACAAAGATGCGATATATGTTTTTGGTGGTGATAATGGTAAAAGAATGTTGAATGATTTGTTACGATTTGATGTGAAAGAAAAGTCCTGGGGACGTGCATTTGCAACAGGAGCAGCTCCTGCTCCACGCTATCATCATTCAGCAGTTGTGCATGATTCTTCTATGTTTGTATTTGGTGGTTATACTGGTGACATACATTCCAATTCAAATCTCACCAATAAGAATGATTTATTTGAATATCGATTTCATACTGCCCAGTGGACAGAATGGAAATTTATCGGGAA AACTCCAGTTGCTAGATCTGCACATGGAGCTGCTGTGTATGACAATAAGTTATggatatttgcagggtatgatgGTAATGCTAGACTAAATGATATGTGGACAATATCATTATTA CCTGGAGAACCCAGGGTATGGGAGGAAGTTGCACAGTCTGGTGACTGTCCACCAACATGTTGCAATTTTCCCGTTGCCGTAGCACGTGAATCGATGTTTGTATTTAGCGGTCAGAGTGGAGCAAAGATCACCAATAGTCTCTTTCAGTTTCATTTTCGAGAGAAACG gTGGACGCGAATTTCAACCGAACATATTCTCCGCGGTGCACCGCCACCACCAGCGCGTCGATACGGTCACACCATGGTCAGTTTTGATAGGCATCTTTATGTATTTGGCGGTGCTGCTGATTCTACCTTGACTAATGATCTGCACTGCTATGATCTTGATACCCAAACGTGGAATATCATTTTACCATCAGCTGACAGTCAG GTTCCATCTGGTCGATTGTTCCATGCGGCAGCCGTAATTGGAGAGGCAATGTTCATTTTTGGCGGAACAGTCGATAATAATGTTCGATCTGGAGAAACATATCGATTTCAATTTTCATCCTACCCAAAGTGCACTTTGCATGATGATTTCGGAAGGTTATTAAACAGTCGCCTTTTTTGCGACGTCGAATTTGTGGTAGGTGATTCGGAAACAAAAATACCAGCCCATATAGTAATGGTAGCAGCACGTTCTCAGTTCCTTAGAGCTCTTATCAGGCAAGAGCGGGAGAAGCGAGATAAACATTTGGAGGAAGTGTTTGGTACTGTAGATGTACCAATCAAAGATTTGCCGTTATTAGAG GTAAGGCTAACAGACGCTGTACCGGAAGCTTTCGAAATGGTATTGAATTACATATACACTGATCGAATCGATCCAACGAAAAGAAGCACGGATGGTTCGAGCAAAAGCGTCGAAGATCCATTGAGTAATCGAATCGTGCTTCTTATGATGGATGTGTATCGCTTAGCTCTACAATTCAATATGAAGCAATTGGAACAGCTATGTGTTCAATATTTGAAAGCAACCATTAGTCATGCCAACGTATTAGAAGCATTACACAATGCTGCTCATTTGAAACTGTATTTCATAAAAGAGTTTTGTTTAAGTTTTGTGGTCAAAGAGGGTAATTACCATCAAATTGTCATGAGCAAAGAATTTGAGACACTGGATCAACCTTTGATGGTTGAAATTGTTAGAAAAAGACAGACGCCTTTTAGCGAAGCTTTTCCTAGAAAATGTGACCTTAGCACAG GGACAACATTGGAACAAGATATGGAGGCATTTTTGAAAAGAGTAGGTCGGCAATTCTGTGATATAACCTTAATGTTAGATGGCGTACCAATTCCAGCTCACAAAGCGATCCTTGCAGCACGCTGTAGTTATTTCGAAGGGATGTTCCGTTCGTTCATGCCAGAAAATAATATAGTCAAT ATACAAATCGGAGAAATGATTCCATCTTCTGAGTCGTTCGATTCTTTGTTAAGGTACATTTATTACGCAGACGTTTCGATGCCTCCCGAAGACTCTTTATATTTGTTCACCGCGCCAGGGTTTTATGGTTTCACGAACAATCGATTGCAAGCATTTTGTAAGCAAAATCTTGAAATGAACGTAACATTCGAAAACGTGATACAAATCTTAGAAGCTGCAGATAGAATGCAAGCTGCTGACATGAAGAAGTATGCCTTGAATCTTATCGTACACCATTTTACGAAG GTTGCAAGGCTTCCTAGACTGAAACAATTAAGTCGAGAACTtttgttggaaattttggaagcattGGCAGATGAACGTAGCGAGGCACGAACGTGTCAAGATATGACAAACGATTGCTGA